One Chitinophagales bacterium genomic window carries:
- the aroB gene encoding 3-dehydroquinate synthase, with amino-acid sequence MPSIHQSFSVQFNYSVHFTERVFNPRNEVLVRTLQASGCTEHSKVIFFIDDGVVRHHRDIPEQIAAYMRKYHEAFQATCSPIILPGGETCKNDPLLLEMILSAINHHGIDRHSYVIAVGGGALLDLVGYAAAIAHRGIRHIRIPTTVLSQNDSGIGVKNGINAFGKKNFLGTFAPPAGVINDCQFLTTLDNRDWRAGIAEAIKVALIKDAAFFRFIQTSTLALVARDLQVMQQLIYRCAALHLQHIANGDPFETGSSRPLDFGHWASHKLEWLTNYSIRHGEAVAIGICLDATYSYLAGLLSRSDLDDIIHLIAQLGFQLYLPELTSYLNNPDHPRSILSGLKEFREHLGGRLTVMLLNAIGQGVEVHEMDPPRIKEAISLLRTFQAEMYKYR; translated from the coding sequence ATGCCCTCCATTCACCAGTCTTTTTCTGTTCAGTTTAACTATTCGGTGCATTTTACCGAGCGGGTATTTAATCCCCGCAACGAAGTGCTTGTTCGCACCCTGCAAGCCTCAGGATGCACCGAACATAGTAAGGTGATCTTTTTTATTGATGATGGCGTGGTACGTCATCACCGGGATATTCCCGAGCAGATAGCTGCTTATATGCGGAAATATCATGAAGCTTTTCAAGCCACATGTAGTCCGATAATACTTCCGGGTGGAGAAACATGTAAAAACGATCCGTTGCTCCTGGAAATGATTCTCTCGGCCATCAACCATCATGGCATAGACCGTCATTCTTACGTGATAGCTGTAGGAGGCGGAGCGTTACTGGATCTGGTAGGCTACGCAGCAGCAATAGCACATCGCGGCATCAGGCATATCCGGATACCCACTACAGTCTTATCCCAAAATGACTCCGGAATTGGAGTAAAAAATGGCATAAATGCCTTTGGCAAGAAAAACTTTCTGGGCACTTTTGCTCCTCCCGCAGGAGTAATTAATGACTGTCAATTTCTGACTACTTTAGATAACCGTGACTGGCGGGCTGGTATTGCCGAAGCTATCAAAGTTGCCCTGATAAAGGACGCGGCTTTTTTTCGGTTTATTCAAACCAGTACTCTAGCCCTTGTGGCCAGAGACCTTCAGGTCATGCAACAGCTTATCTATCGCTGCGCAGCACTGCATCTTCAGCATATTGCAAATGGAGACCCGTTTGAAACAGGATCTTCCCGCCCCCTTGACTTCGGTCATTGGGCTTCGCATAAACTGGAATGGCTTACGAATTATTCCATCCGCCATGGAGAGGCCGTAGCCATTGGTATCTGCCTGGATGCAACGTATTCCTACCTTGCTGGTTTGCTGTCCCGTTCTGACCTGGATGATATTATTCATCTTATCGCACAATTAGGCTTTCAATTGTATTTACCTGAGCTTACTTCATATCTGAATAACCCCGATCATCCCAGATCCATTCTCTCCGGACTGAAGGAATTCCGCGAACATCTCGGAGGGAGGCTTACCGTCATGTTGCTTAATGCCATAGGGCAGGGTGTTGAAGTACATGAAATGGACCCACCGCGAATTAAAGAGGCCATTTCCCTGCTGCGTACATTCCAGGCGGAAATGTATAAATATCGCTAA
- a CDS encoding putative short-chain dehydrogenase/reductase: MQKPKVLITGASRGIGAAVALQLQREGYQVTGTSRNPDDTLKDIRFLKLDLTAPESIKSCIREAGEIDILINNAGISQMGAVEEIPPEKIRELFEINFFGAVEMMQAVLPRMRANRQGMIINIGSLAGRFALPFRASYSASKFALAGFTWALRNEVMPFGIKVTTIEPGDIRTGINPELFLHPESEYRPYLEKTSKSRSASMEQAPEPEKVARVVTFIVQRYYSKPGYPAPFYYAGKHASFLVHASRLIPDIWLEKLIRKSCGLQDHLPTH, from the coding sequence ATGCAAAAACCTAAAGTGCTCATTACCGGAGCTTCCCGCGGTATCGGGGCGGCTGTGGCCTTACAGTTGCAGCGTGAAGGATACCAGGTAACAGGCACCTCCAGAAATCCTGACGATACCTTAAAGGATATTCGTTTTCTAAAACTGGATCTGACTGCGCCTGAAAGCATTAAGAGTTGCATACGTGAAGCCGGTGAAATAGATATCTTAATCAACAATGCCGGCATCAGCCAGATGGGAGCAGTTGAAGAAATTCCTCCCGAAAAAATAAGAGAGCTTTTTGAAATCAACTTTTTTGGAGCGGTGGAGATGATGCAAGCTGTGCTCCCCCGTATGCGGGCAAACCGGCAAGGGATGATAATTAATATTGGCTCTTTGGCCGGAAGATTTGCCCTTCCGTTCAGGGCCAGCTACTCTGCCTCCAAGTTTGCTCTGGCCGGCTTTACATGGGCTTTAAGAAATGAGGTAATGCCCTTTGGTATTAAAGTAACCACCATAGAGCCAGGAGATATTCGCACCGGAATAAACCCGGAGTTGTTTTTGCACCCAGAGTCGGAATACAGACCTTATCTGGAAAAAACCAGCAAGAGCCGTTCCGCATCCATGGAGCAAGCGCCTGAGCCGGAAAAGGTTGCCAGGGTTGTTACCTTCATAGTGCAGCGTTATTATTCCAAACCGGGCTACCCTGCCCCCTTTTACTATGCCGGTAAACATGCGTCTTTTCTGGTGCACGCAAGCCGGCTCATACCTGATATATGGCTGGAAAAATTGATTCGGAAAAGCTGCGGATTGCAGGATCACCTGCCGACTCATTAA
- a CDS encoding serine protease yields the protein MKKSTVILLVLLSSAVSMITTHIAMQYFYKPEPTIVREVQQPMRLANYVLPVNESGQPVDFTYAAEATTDGVVHVTSKVMPKRTNNGYYNPFYDFFGDRFWGWGVPPKNYEPQPNISSGSGVIISPDGYIVTNNHVIRDADAIEVVLHNNKKYSATLIGTDPSTDLALLKIDETGLPYIPFGNSDSIKVGSWVLAVGNPFNLSSTVTAGIVSAKGRNINILEGQAAIESFIQTDAAVNPGNSGGALVSIDGKLIGINTAIASPTGAYAGYSFAVPSNLVKKVVYDIKEFGIVQRGFLGVTIRNIDSDLAEKDGLRDMKGVYVEDVLRGSGADEAGIQPKDVIKAINGIEVNSTPKLQEVVAQFRPGDKVKVLFERGGKEHVVEVTLKNQNKGTELMTKSKAKVLEVLGVEFSEVSAKELKELGISNGVKVTRIMDGKIRRYTDMRENFIITRIDKQPVYSVDDVVRLLENKKGGVMIEGIYPDYPGTHYYAFGI from the coding sequence ATGAAAAAGAGTACTGTAATCCTGCTGGTGCTGCTTTCTTCAGCCGTAAGTATGATTACGACACATATTGCGATGCAATATTTTTATAAACCGGAACCTACCATCGTCCGGGAAGTGCAGCAGCCAATGAGGTTAGCCAATTACGTACTTCCGGTGAATGAATCCGGACAGCCGGTGGATTTCACTTATGCAGCCGAGGCAACCACCGATGGGGTTGTGCATGTGACATCCAAGGTAATGCCCAAGCGTACCAACAATGGGTATTACAATCCGTTTTATGATTTTTTCGGAGACCGATTCTGGGGATGGGGCGTACCACCTAAAAATTATGAACCTCAGCCCAATATATCATCAGGGTCGGGTGTGATTATTTCTCCTGATGGTTACATTGTTACCAATAATCATGTTATTCGTGATGCAGATGCCATTGAAGTGGTGTTGCATAATAACAAGAAATATTCGGCAACCCTCATTGGCACTGACCCCTCAACAGATCTGGCGCTGCTTAAAATAGATGAAACCGGGCTGCCCTATATTCCATTTGGCAATTCCGATTCGATAAAGGTGGGTTCGTGGGTACTGGCTGTGGGAAACCCGTTTAACCTTTCCTCAACGGTTACAGCCGGCATAGTCAGCGCCAAAGGGAGAAACATAAACATTCTGGAGGGGCAGGCCGCTATTGAGTCATTTATACAAACGGATGCGGCTGTAAATCCGGGTAACAGTGGTGGGGCGTTGGTGAGCATTGACGGTAAGCTTATTGGTATTAACACGGCTATTGCCAGCCCCACAGGCGCTTACGCAGGCTATTCATTTGCCGTGCCCTCAAACCTGGTTAAAAAGGTGGTGTATGATATTAAGGAATTCGGCATTGTCCAGAGGGGATTTTTGGGAGTAACCATTCGTAACATAGATTCCGATCTGGCTGAGAAAGATGGCCTGCGCGATATGAAGGGGGTGTATGTGGAGGATGTCCTGCGCGGTAGCGGGGCCGATGAAGCCGGAATACAACCAAAAGATGTAATTAAGGCTATCAACGGAATAGAAGTGAACTCTACGCCTAAGCTTCAGGAAGTGGTTGCCCAGTTCAGACCCGGAGACAAGGTAAAGGTGCTTTTTGAAAGAGGTGGGAAAGAACACGTAGTGGAGGTAACGCTGAAAAATCAGAACAAGGGCACTGAGTTAATGACGAAGAGCAAAGCTAAAGTACTGGAAGTTCTCGGGGTGGAATTTTCTGAGGTTTCTGCAAAAGAACTCAAGGAGCTCGGTATAAGCAACGGAGTGAAAGTTACGCGTATCATGGATGGTAAAATTCGCAGATACACTGATATGAGAGAGAATTTCATTATTACCCGTATTGACAAGCAGCCGGTATATTCTGTTGATGATGTGGTTCGCCTGCTGGAGAATAAAAAAGGGGGTGTAATGATTGAAGGCATCTATCCGGATTATCCGGGCACACATTATTACGCCTTCGGGATATAG
- a CDS encoding magnesium transporter, with the protein MIEIFKKINGEVVKIAAPESDCWINIYPPFSHEDLENISEELSIPLDFLTDSLDLEERSRYEVEDGVKLIVLNTPVLNESELFSENKAIYITIPIGIILLDDKILTISPCENPVIDNFINKRVKQFDPANRSRFIIQMLDRNVYYFLHYLKQINNKRSLIEEELFQSSRNKELAQLMNIQKSLVYFVTTLRANELMMLKMQRTDFLKIEEDEELRDLLQDIIIDNSQALDMANVYTNILNGTMDAFASVISNNLNTVMKRLTSVTIMLMVPTLVSSFYGMNVHLPGQDAKLAFLIIILVSLGLTALLTWFFLKKEWF; encoded by the coding sequence ATGATTGAAATCTTCAAGAAGATCAATGGGGAGGTAGTCAAAATTGCTGCTCCCGAAAGTGACTGCTGGATAAATATTTACCCCCCTTTCAGTCATGAAGACCTGGAAAATATCAGTGAGGAACTTTCTATCCCCCTGGACTTTTTAACCGATTCGCTGGACCTGGAGGAACGTTCACGCTATGAAGTGGAAGACGGAGTAAAGCTTATTGTGCTCAACACCCCTGTGCTGAACGAATCTGAACTTTTTTCCGAAAACAAGGCTATCTACATCACTATACCCATTGGCATTATTCTGCTGGATGATAAAATACTGACCATAAGCCCCTGTGAAAATCCCGTAATAGATAATTTCATCAATAAGCGGGTAAAGCAGTTTGATCCGGCCAATCGCTCCCGTTTTATCATTCAGATGCTGGACCGCAACGTATATTATTTCCTTCATTATCTAAAACAGATTAATAACAAAAGAAGCCTGATTGAGGAGGAACTGTTTCAATCATCCAGAAATAAGGAGCTGGCCCAGCTGATGAATATTCAGAAAAGCCTGGTTTATTTTGTCACTACCTTAAGGGCCAATGAACTCATGATGCTGAAAATGCAGCGCACCGATTTCCTGAAGATTGAAGAAGATGAAGAATTACGCGACCTGTTGCAGGATATAATCATTGATAACAGCCAGGCTCTTGATATGGCTAATGTTTATACAAACATTTTAAACGGCACGATGGACGCCTTTGCTTCAGTAATATCCAACAATCTAAATACCGTCATGAAGCGTCTTACCTCGGTAACTATAATGCTCATGGTGCCCACGCTTGTATCCAGCTTTTACGGCATGAATGTACACCTGCCCGGCCAGGATGCCAAACTGGCGTTTTTAATTATCATACTCGTTTCGCTGGGCCTCACCGCTCTGCTTACCTGGTTTTTCCTAAAAAAAGAATGGTTCTGA
- a CDS encoding 8-amino-7-oxononanoate synthase, translating into MTNDVFAKCETHDGYFGMFRSMGDRYFTMPVLDPIPGTTTLFNSQRCIQWSINNYLGLAQSEEIKQVAVEAAKKYSTSAPMGSRMMTGNTRYHVELEEAFAEYLQKESAVVFNYGYLGVLGTIQALIDKNDTILIDKLSHASMLDAMFLSQGKFRVFRHNDMNSLEEHLKHINRDRKGGILIMTEGVFGMQGDLAKLDEIAELKEKYDARLFVDDAHGFGIMGDQGRGTASYFGVHDKVDIYFGTFAKAYASIGGVTATKHNVAEWIRYNARTQVFAKSLPMIYVETLRKTLEIIRTDETRRARMWEVSKKLRSGLQELGYHVGDVPSPIVPVYVPAGDAQIGMQIVIRLRELGVFVTGVVYPVVPKGIILFRMIPTAAHSDEEIDITLKAYRQVRDELKLKLNNPAPVSASQD; encoded by the coding sequence ATGACAAATGATGTTTTTGCTAAATGTGAAACCCATGATGGTTACTTCGGTATGTTTCGCTCAATGGGCGACCGCTATTTTACCATGCCTGTTTTAGACCCTATTCCCGGCACAACTACGCTGTTTAATAGTCAGCGCTGCATTCAGTGGTCTATTAATAACTATCTCGGATTAGCCCAAAGCGAAGAGATAAAACAGGTAGCTGTTGAAGCGGCAAAAAAATACAGTACCAGTGCTCCTATGGGCTCCCGTATGATGACCGGCAACACCCGATATCATGTAGAACTGGAAGAAGCCTTTGCCGAATATCTCCAAAAGGAAAGTGCCGTGGTGTTTAACTATGGTTATCTGGGAGTGCTGGGAACCATTCAGGCGCTTATAGACAAAAATGATACAATCCTGATAGATAAGCTCTCCCACGCCTCCATGCTGGATGCGATGTTTCTGTCACAGGGAAAATTCCGCGTTTTCCGGCACAATGATATGAACAGTCTGGAAGAGCACCTGAAACATATAAATCGCGATAGGAAGGGTGGTATACTGATTATGACCGAAGGCGTATTTGGCATGCAGGGTGATTTAGCTAAACTGGATGAAATTGCTGAACTGAAGGAAAAATATGATGCCCGTCTCTTTGTAGATGATGCGCATGGCTTTGGCATTATGGGTGATCAGGGGCGTGGTACAGCTTCTTATTTCGGAGTTCACGACAAGGTGGATATCTATTTCGGAACCTTTGCCAAGGCTTATGCCAGCATCGGAGGCGTTACGGCAACCAAACATAACGTAGCCGAGTGGATTCGCTATAATGCACGCACGCAGGTGTTTGCCAAAAGCCTTCCGATGATTTATGTGGAAACATTGCGCAAAACCCTTGAGATTATCCGTACAGACGAAACACGCAGGGCCCGCATGTGGGAAGTATCCAAAAAGCTGCGCAGCGGGCTGCAGGAGCTGGGATACCATGTAGGCGATGTACCTTCGCCTATTGTACCTGTGTATGTTCCGGCCGGTGATGCTCAGATAGGTATGCAAATCGTTATCCGTCTGCGCGAGTTGGGTGTTTTTGTTACCGGAGTGGTTTATCCCGTTGTCCCGAAGGGAATTATTCTCTTCCGCATGATACCCACGGCAGCCCATAGCGATGAGGAGATAGACATTACGCTGAAGGCCTACCGTCAGGTCAGGGATGAATTAAAGCTGAAACTAAACAACCCGGCTCCCGTGTCGGCCAGTCAGGATTGA
- the dapF gene encoding diaminopimelate epimerase yields MKTIVFYKYQGNGNDFIVIDNRQQQVNGLSSDIIRSLCHRQFGIGADGLILMHASGEYDFIMQYFNSDGRESTMCGNGGRCIVRFAQHLALITDRARFLAVDGPHEAIIRKDGLIMLKMKDVAVVTLKGEDFVLDTGSPHYVRFAEHVHMLHVPDESRKIRNAEEFVKEGINVNFVEMQEGKLFVRTYERGVEDETLSCGTGVVAAALVSSIKSGSEAGRQNVAVETPGGYFEVSFLKKQDGGFSDIWLIGDARLVFKGEVEIPSSNPYPLKITT; encoded by the coding sequence ATGAAAACTATTGTCTTTTATAAATATCAAGGTAATGGGAACGACTTTATCGTGATAGACAACCGCCAGCAGCAGGTAAACGGGCTCTCTTCTGATATCATCCGTTCCCTTTGTCATCGTCAATTTGGCATTGGTGCTGACGGCCTGATTCTTATGCACGCTTCCGGGGAGTATGATTTCATCATGCAGTATTTTAATTCCGATGGCCGGGAAAGCACTATGTGTGGTAACGGAGGTCGGTGCATAGTCCGCTTTGCCCAACATCTGGCTCTCATTACAGATAGGGCACGCTTTCTTGCTGTTGATGGACCTCATGAAGCAATCATCCGCAAAGATGGCCTCATCATGCTGAAAATGAAAGATGTGGCCGTGGTGACTCTCAAAGGAGAAGATTTCGTTCTGGATACCGGTTCCCCTCACTATGTCAGGTTTGCTGAGCATGTACACATGTTGCACGTTCCGGATGAGAGCAGGAAAATCCGGAATGCTGAGGAGTTTGTAAAAGAAGGCATCAACGTGAATTTCGTTGAAATGCAGGAAGGAAAGCTTTTTGTACGAACCTATGAACGCGGGGTGGAAGACGAAACGCTATCCTGCGGAACAGGAGTTGTTGCGGCAGCCCTTGTAAGCTCAATAAAATCGGGCTCTGAGGCGGGCCGCCAAAATGTTGCAGTGGAGACCCCCGGAGGATATTTTGAGGTTTCTTTTTTAAAAAAACAAGACGGGGGTTTTTCCGATATATGGCTTATCGGGGATGCCCGTCTAGTATTTAAAGGCGAAGTGGAAATACCCTCCTCAAACCCCTACCCCCTAAAGATCACCACATAG
- a CDS encoding zinc metalloprotease encodes MTGQLLLGLGLLVFIHEFGHFLAARAFGIRVEKFFIFFDFGGWKLFSRRVGDTEYGIGWFPLGGYVKISGMIDESLDKSYQRTLPQPYEFRSKPLWQRFIVMIAGIVMNVLLGIFIFAFWLLYYKQGYLPPENVQDGIYAYALARQHGIHTGDKILEINGKPVRRSVELMSLKIFFGAEVTIDRGGQIVQVSLPEDLFQNFKTSKDRFITMENFPFVVDSVISETAREAGLMKGDKILAFNGYPIRSYGEMRELTIQHASQTVTLLIKRNEDTLTIAPPVSEAGTIGFTHAPFPDPYPRKKYTLASAVFFGAKDGWEAIWFNAVGLVKILTGKVKASESIQSPIGIAQIYGGVWLWERFWYLTGLISFILAFMNLLPIPALDGGHVLFILIEAIRGKPVSDKFLEQAQVLGMIILLVLMAFAFGNDIYKIFFK; translated from the coding sequence ATGACAGGCCAGTTGCTGTTGGGATTAGGCCTGTTGGTTTTTATTCATGAGTTTGGCCATTTTCTGGCCGCGCGGGCTTTCGGTATCAGGGTGGAAAAGTTTTTTATTTTCTTTGATTTCGGAGGTTGGAAATTATTCAGCCGTAGAGTAGGCGATACCGAATATGGTATTGGATGGTTTCCGCTTGGCGGCTATGTCAAGATATCCGGCATGATTGACGAATCGCTTGACAAATCGTATCAGCGAACGTTGCCTCAGCCTTATGAATTCAGGAGTAAACCGCTCTGGCAGCGGTTTATTGTGATGATTGCCGGCATTGTGATGAATGTGCTGCTGGGTATTTTTATTTTTGCCTTCTGGCTGCTTTATTACAAGCAAGGTTACCTGCCTCCAGAGAATGTGCAGGATGGGATATACGCTTACGCTCTGGCACGTCAGCATGGTATTCATACAGGAGATAAGATTCTGGAAATAAACGGGAAGCCCGTCAGACGGTCTGTTGAGCTGATGTCATTGAAAATATTTTTTGGGGCAGAGGTAACGATAGATCGCGGAGGGCAAATTGTACAGGTAAGCCTGCCTGAAGATTTATTTCAGAATTTCAAAACTTCCAAGGATCGCTTTATCACCATGGAAAATTTTCCTTTTGTGGTAGATAGCGTAATCAGCGAAACAGCCCGGGAAGCAGGCCTGATGAAAGGAGATAAAATTCTGGCCTTTAATGGTTATCCAATAAGATCGTATGGCGAAATGCGCGAGCTTACCATTCAGCATGCTTCACAAACGGTTACCCTGCTGATAAAGCGGAATGAAGATACTCTTACCATAGCGCCCCCGGTCAGCGAGGCCGGAACCATTGGCTTTACCCATGCACCGTTTCCGGATCCTTATCCGCGAAAAAAATATACCCTCGCTTCTGCCGTGTTTTTCGGGGCAAAAGATGGTTGGGAAGCTATCTGGTTCAATGCCGTAGGACTGGTAAAAATTCTCACCGGCAAAGTGAAAGCATCGGAATCTATTCAGAGCCCCATTGGTATTGCCCAGATTTATGGCGGTGTATGGCTGTGGGAAAGGTTTTGGTATCTGACCGGGCTTATTTCATTTATACTGGCATTTATGAATCTGCTCCCCATACCGGCTTTGGATGGTGGTCACGTGCTTTTCATCCTTATTGAAGCTATTCGTGGAAAGCCCGTCAGCGACAAGTTTCTTGAACAAGCCCAAGTATTGGGTATGATTATTCTACTGGTGCTTATGGCGTTTGCTTTTGGTAATGACATTTATAAAATATTTTTCAAATGA